From Kwoniella shandongensis chromosome 2, complete sequence, the proteins below share one genomic window:
- a CDS encoding methylthioribulose-1-phosphate dehydratase, protein MSTKLTHEEAEALVRSNDPEHPANLICELCRDFYKLGWVTGTGGGISIRHGEHVYLAPSGVQKERIKPEHIFVLPFAQSSVPKPGSQRDFIRIPSTKGLKESACTPLFWNAFTMREAGACIHTHSQHAVLLTLLLPRDAKSFKMSHQEMIKGVRIGGVGKTLRFFDTLEVPIIENTADEEDLTEGMAEAMRKYPDAPAILVRRHGVYVWGNTWEQAKTQSECLDYLFEMATKMLLAKLPLVGDE, encoded by the exons ATGTCTACGAAACTCACACACGAAGAAGCCGAGGCCCTCGTGCGAAGCAATGATCCTGAGCAT CCCGCTAACTTGATTTGCGAGTTATGTCGTGATTTCTATA AGCTCGGTTGGGTCACCGGAACAGGgggtg GAATCAGTATCCGACATGG CGAGCATGTCTACCTCGCCCCATCAGGTGTTCAGAAAGAACGAATCAAGCCTGAACatatcttcgtccttcccttCGCTCAGTCGTCCGTCCCTAAACCAGGTTCTCAACGAGACTTTATCAGAATACCCAGCACCAAG GGCTTGAAAGAGTCTGCCTGTACTCCTCTGTTCTGGAATGCTTTCACTATGCGAGAAGCTGGAGCGTGCATCCACACCCATTCTCAACATGCAG TTCTCTTGACTTTGCTACTCCCTCGTGATGCGAAAAGCTTCAAGATGTCTCACcaggagatgatcaagggtGTTCGAATAGGTGGAGTGGGCAAGACCCTTCGTTTCTTTGATACACTCGAGGTGCCCATCATCGAGAACACcgcagatgaagaggatttgACCGAGGGAATGGCCGAG GCAATGAGGAAGTACCCTGACGCTCCTGCGATCCTTGTCCGAAGACATGGTGTCTACGTCTGGG GTAACACTTGGGAACAAGCAAAGACTCAGAGTGAATGTCTCGATTATCTCTTCGAGATGGCTACGAAGATGCTTTTGGCGAAATTGCCTCTAGTCGGTGACGAGTAA